The following nucleotide sequence is from Halogeometricum borinquense DSM 11551.
CCTTCACGTTTTCCTCCCGACGAAAGAACGCAGTCCAATCCCAGCGCTTGTGACTGGGACTTTCCAGTCAGATACGTCTCGCCGAAATCTCACACTCAACTACGATGACTCGCGCGGGTACGACGGCCAGTTCAATGCCCTTCTGTTCATGGCAGTCGGCGAGCTCCTCGCAGACAGTGTCATTTCATTCGTTGAGCAGTCCGCAACATCGGAGGGGGACTTCCTCACCACGCTGGACCCGTCGTTGGGGCAAGGCCGGGACTGGTCGTTCACCAAAGGAACTGTCGAGGGCTGTCTCTTCGACGCGATCAAGACCCGACTCACATCCGTTGAATTCCTTCCGAGTGCGCGTGCTAACCAACGAGTTGCCATCGATGACATCACAGTGCCCCCAACGTCCGCCCAACTCTCGGACTTAGGTACCGACTTTGTGTCTCTCCTTCAGTCCGGGGACAGTCAAGCCGACGACCGGCCGCACGTTCCTTCAGCGGAATTATCCACTCACCAGCACGCCCAGACGCTAGTTGCGTACGGTGCGTCACAGTACGACGCGTCATCGGTACCTGAAGCCCTCGCTGCTGTTTCTGTGGATCCTCCCCTCCGCATCGTCGACGAGCGTGAATTCGGCCGAACCCCCCCAGATGACGACGAGCCGTGCCGCCTCACGGTCGATCCGGTACTTGTCTATCTCGTTCGTCTGCGCAAAACGCTGGAGAGCGACGAGGACCGTTCAGCCTTCGACGATGCGTGCCGCCGACACGACGTGTTCCCCGTTGAGATCAAAACTGACCAAGAAGGAACGAAGCACGCGATACGCGGTTCGAACGAGGCCGGCACGATCTTCATGCCACCAGAGGGCGACATTACAGCAGACGCCTTACCGACGCTCGAATTTCTTCCGCGTGACCTGTACCACGGCACGAACGCCGACCGCGCGGCACCGCTTCGGGAAGACGCACTCCCGGCGAACTTCGACGCCGACGTTCAGACGATCTGGGACATCAATGACTACCTGTTCTCACAAGTGTTCGACACCGCAATCAGCCCCCATCTCCCTGGACCAAACTCACCAAATGCGGACCCGTCTATCCTCGCATCCGGCGGAGTGTTACGAACGATCCGTGAGATGACGGACGTCCAGTCACCTGAAAACGACCGCAGCCCAGAATCCCCACTACTCTACCAATCTGCGAAGAAGCCATACTCGGCCCTGGCACAACTTCCCGTCCCGACACAGCCAACAGAGGACGGCACAGTCGAGTGGCATCCTGCACACCGCGTGTACTTCAGTTCGGATTGGCAAACCACGCTCAACCGCCCCGAAGACGCCTACATCGAACCATTCCTCAACGCCGTCGCCGCCCAAACTGACTCTGAACGATTCGATCCGAAGTTCCTAGCTTCACCTTCGTGGTTCACTACTGACAAAGACGAAGAGCGCGTAGAGACGCTCAAAGCTTGGGCCGCGTTCTTCTCGTGGCTCGGCGTGTTCGAGCATCTCCGCCCGCTGCCACTATTCGCGCCCGGTGAACAGCAGACGTATCGTCAGACACAGGGTCTCAGTCAACCGTCGAATTCGACGATTACAGCGTCCGAAGATCTCCAAAGAGACGGTGTCTACTCCGTCGATCACCGATACACGGGACTCACCGACGTCGAATGGCAGTCGTACCGCGACCACCTCGTGGATGCGGTAACCTCGGAAATCCCCGACCCAGACGAGCAGTACCTGTTCCAAGTGAATTCTCTAGAGTACGCGTCGGAAATCCTCTCGGCCGCAAAACAATCGGGCGAGGTTGGGAGTCGTCTCCTCAGGCACCTCACGCGCTGGTGGGATCACGGTCTCTCCAAGCGACGACACGCAACTGTCGCGGAGTTCACCAACGAACGGTGGCGCGGCAGTAACGTGAGCTATGTGTTCACGCACGATGAACAATCGGCGCTCGGCTGGAACCTGTGGGTGTGGCAACTCCGACAGTCATCTTGGGTGCCGACCTCGTTCGACGCCGTCCGCCCAACGGCCGCGTGGAGTCTTCCACGCAGCGACCGTGAGCGCTTCAGCCTCGACGTGAACGGGCTACAGCCCTTGCTACCGTTCGTAGACGGGGACTTCCCAACAAGAGAAAGTGAAACGCCCGTCAGCTTCGAAGAACTCGCCGACACACTCGGTATCGGGGTCCGGCTAGAGCAAGGCACGTTCTCACCACAGGACGCCGAACGCGTGATCAGTCGTGTCGGGGAGTTACTCGCGTGGACCGATGACGACCTCGCTCAGTACAGCAGTGCTGTCGAACTACTCTACACACGCGTCGCTGAACTCCTCCCGAGACTAACGCATGGCAACCAGATCAGTGGGGAGTGGGACCCCGAACAAAGTGGGCTCGCGGACGCACTTGTCCTCTGCCGGGTTGATGATAAGTACTCCCTCAAGCGCGCGGGTGACACCTACTTCGTCCGGTCACGAAGCAGTCGTGACCGCTACGGAAACCTCGGCGTTCCACTCCTCGCTATGTTCAAATCAGAAGCCGTCAGTCTCGGCGAATACTGCGGCGCAACCGACTTGCGAGCCGCTGTCGAGAAACAACCCGGATACGGCGATGAACGCCCTCTCCCGACGTCTGTCTCTGGCTTCGAAATCGACACCACGTGGCTCCAGACCGTCCTTGCCGCGCTCGTTCTCCGACTCCGAACAAACCGACCATCATCCGCACTCGTCGACCAAGACACGACCCGAACCAAGTCATTCTTCGAGAACATCGTGTTCGTCACCGACCTCGATCTCAACATCACGCTCACCGACGGCAGCTGGAACCGAAATCTCGACCCGAAACCGCAACCGTACCACATTGAACGCGACGGCGACACGATCACCACGATCCTCATCGACGCGACACTCAACCGAGAGGCGTTCGTCGACGCACTCACCGGCGCATTCACCGACCGGCTCGATGTCCCACAGTACTACGAAGCCGTCAACAACCTCATTGACCACGCGTTCGGGAACGAAACGCCAGCAATCGCGTTACGCGAACGACTCCGAACCGTCGGCAGCGAAGTTCCGAACGGCCAAATCGAAGTGACTCGGAAAGCACTCTTCGAAAGTGACCATGAGGACCCACCGAAAGACGACGGCGTGACAGACCACCCACCCGACCCTAAACCAGACAATGGTGGCGCATTCGATTCCACTACGAACACACAAACCGCAGCAGCTAACGGCGGATCGGGATCATCCACCGGCACGGCTGGAACCAGCGCACACTCCTCGCGCATCCCCAGTATCGACGCCGTCACTCGAATCGGCGACCGACGAATCGCCGAATCACTCCGGAACGCCGATGTCTCCACAAACCCACCCGATAACGGTGGTCGTCAGGACTTGGGGAACGAGCAATCCACATCTAGTAGTCATATCGGTGGGGGTGGAGCTGCGTCACAAGAGTACCGTGACGAGATAGACGCGTTCGGTATGGCAATTACGCTTGATGCAGAACGAACGCGGCTCGCGGACGCCGACGAACCCAACCCGGAATCGAAAGTCTTCGACGTTCACACACCAGAAGAATACCTAAAGCACCGTGAACACTCCGAGCTCCTCGAATCCGCGATTCACCGGTTCGCAGACCAACGCGGCCTATCCGCCGCAGAAAACCCGCTCGACCGCGACTGGCCCGGATTCGACGTCCTAACGATCCGGACTGACGACAACGGCGACGCAGTGATCGACCGTTGCATCGAGCTGAAAACCTCCGGCCTGAACACACGCAAGCCATCCCTCTCCTGGAACGAATGGAAAGCCGCAGGCGGCCCGCTCAGCAAGCATTACTACCTCTACGTCGCCC
It contains:
- a CDS encoding sacsin N-terminal ATP-binding-like domain-containing protein; translation: MNGSGPASISDIQCRHVDTYESNPDRIEADAGTERQDRADYEGRFVFELLQNAVDEMDDTGEPRVRFELTEDSLLVANNGAAFSFEDLYALTLTTRTTKAGETTIGHKGRGFTSVLGVTDNPSVYSENVQAQFNRKTTADLLKGNDKISAERDDALAAEQVPLLCLPHETTTPPRVRALLNDGFTTVFKLPLRDPARHRESIHTKLEGLDANTVALLPQLQEIEISSLGQDWEWEIARHDMTGCDATLIELTTDTADGPEETRTDWFCLFEQTDLDQKQISDRADLTQPEVDAMGELSVGIAFSVTPGDSPPSLRPKGWKLKPVYGETHNQPPYLHVFLPTKERSPIPALVTGTFQSDTSRRNLTLNYDDSRGYDGQFNALLFMAVGELLADSVISFVEQSATSEGDFLTTLDPSLGQGRDWSFTKGTVEGCLFDAIKTRLTSVEFLPSARANQRVAIDDITVPPTSAQLSDLGTDFVSLLQSGDSQADDRPHVPSAELSTHQHAQTLVAYGASQYDASSVPEALAAVSVDPPLRIVDEREFGRTPPDDDEPCRLTVDPVLVYLVRLRKTLESDEDRSAFDDACRRHDVFPVEIKTDQEGTKHAIRGSNEAGTIFMPPEGDITADALPTLEFLPRDLYHGTNADRAAPLREDALPANFDADVQTIWDINDYLFSQVFDTAISPHLPGPNSPNADPSILASGGVLRTIREMTDVQSPENDRSPESPLLYQSAKKPYSALAQLPVPTQPTEDGTVEWHPAHRVYFSSDWQTTLNRPEDAYIEPFLNAVAAQTDSERFDPKFLASPSWFTTDKDEERVETLKAWAAFFSWLGVFEHLRPLPLFAPGEQQTYRQTQGLSQPSNSTITASEDLQRDGVYSVDHRYTGLTDVEWQSYRDHLVDAVTSEIPDPDEQYLFQVNSLEYASEILSAAKQSGEVGSRLLRHLTRWWDHGLSKRRHATVAEFTNERWRGSNVSYVFTHDEQSALGWNLWVWQLRQSSWVPTSFDAVRPTAAWSLPRSDRERFSLDVNGLQPLLPFVDGDFPTRESETPVSFEELADTLGIGVRLEQGTFSPQDAERVISRVGELLAWTDDDLAQYSSAVELLYTRVAELLPRLTHGNQISGEWDPEQSGLADALVLCRVDDKYSLKRAGDTYFVRSRSSRDRYGNLGVPLLAMFKSEAVSLGEYCGATDLRAAVEKQPGYGDERPLPTSVSGFEIDTTWLQTVLAALVLRLRTNRPSSALVDQDTTRTKSFFENIVFVTDLDLNITLTDGSWNRNLDPKPQPYHIERDGDTITTILIDATLNREAFVDALTGAFTDRLDVPQYYEAVNNLIDHAFGNETPAIALRERLRTVGSEVPNGQIEVTRKALFESDHEDPPKDDGVTDHPPDPKPDNGGAFDSTTNTQTAAANGGSGSSTGTAGTSAHSSRIPSIDAVTRIGDRRIAESLRNADVSTNPPDNGGRQDLGNEQSTSSSHIGGGGAASQEYRDEIDAFGMAITLDAERTRLADADEPNPESKVFDVHTPEEYLKHREHSELLESAIHRFADQRGLSAAENPLDRDWPGFDVLTIRTDDNGDAVIDRCIELKTSGLNTRKPSLSWNEWKAAGGPLSKHYYLYVARNIRLGNSGDAELLEIPQPFDRLRNRQRETRERNVQVDLRSFDFDDDPIIERPIEWEE